Proteins co-encoded in one Pseudorhizobium banfieldiae genomic window:
- a CDS encoding 2-hydroxyacid dehydrogenase, which yields MTAKKKPKVYITRKLPDAVETRMRELFDAELNVDDVPRTREQLVEAMRSSDVLVPTVTDRIDEALINEAGPDLRLIASFSNGTDHIDIEAAARKGITVTNTPNVLTEDTADMTMALILAVSRRLPEGARILTDHPGDWAGWSPTWMLGRRIWGKRIGIVGMGRIGTAVARRAKAFGLSIHYHNRKRVHPATEEELEATYWDSLDQMLARVDIVSVNCPSTPATFHLLSARRLALLQPTSLIVNTARGDIIDEAAMIQLLRDGKIAGAGLDVYENEPSVNPRLVKLANEGRVVLLPHMGSATIEGRIDMGDKVIINIRTFFDGHRPPNRVLPGRS from the coding sequence ATGACAGCGAAGAAGAAACCCAAGGTCTATATCACACGCAAGCTGCCGGATGCCGTTGAGACCCGGATGCGCGAGCTTTTCGACGCGGAGTTGAATGTCGACGATGTGCCGCGCACGCGCGAGCAGCTCGTCGAGGCGATGAGATCCTCGGACGTGCTCGTGCCGACGGTGACGGACAGGATCGACGAGGCCCTGATCAACGAGGCAGGGCCGGATCTCAGGTTGATCGCCAGCTTTTCCAACGGCACGGATCACATCGATATCGAGGCTGCCGCCCGCAAGGGCATTACGGTGACAAACACCCCGAATGTCCTCACCGAAGACACGGCCGACATGACGATGGCGCTGATTCTCGCGGTGTCGCGCCGGTTGCCCGAGGGTGCGCGGATACTGACGGACCATCCGGGCGATTGGGCCGGCTGGTCTCCCACCTGGATGCTTGGTCGTCGCATCTGGGGCAAGCGAATCGGCATTGTCGGCATGGGCCGAATCGGCACCGCCGTCGCAAGGCGTGCCAAAGCCTTTGGCCTGTCGATCCACTACCACAACCGCAAGAGGGTTCATCCTGCGACGGAGGAGGAACTCGAGGCGACCTATTGGGACAGTCTCGACCAGATGCTGGCGCGCGTCGATATTGTCTCCGTCAACTGCCCGTCGACACCAGCCACGTTCCATCTTCTGTCAGCACGGCGCCTCGCGCTGCTGCAGCCCACCAGTCTCATCGTCAACACCGCGCGTGGCGACATCATCGACGAAGCGGCGATGATCCAGCTGCTGCGCGACGGCAAGATCGCCGGCGCCGGACTTGACGTCTACGAGAATGAACCTTCTGTGAATCCCAGGCTCGTGAAGCTGGCTAATGAGGGGCGCGTCGTTCTGTTGCCCCACATGGGATCAGCGACGATCGAAGGCCGGATCGACATGGGTGACAAGGTCATCATCAACATCCGCACCTTCTTCGACGGGCACAGGCCGCCGAACCGGGTTCTGCCGGGCCGAAGCTAG
- a CDS encoding GNAT family N-acetyltransferase has protein sequence MTEVRRIIPEEFDHWNELLHLIRTAFLYMDGVIDPPSSAHRLNLQSLKEKAASEICFIAMQGSEISGCIFCRPEPPDELYIGKLAVRPQMQGQGLGRQLLEAAESVAFASGHSRLRLETRIELAGNHATFSRWGFVKSAERSHPGYDRVTFIEMVKTLAAPVAEASQLLRD, from the coding sequence ATGACCGAGGTTCGCCGCATTATCCCGGAAGAGTTCGACCATTGGAATGAGCTTCTTCACCTCATCCGGACAGCGTTCCTCTACATGGACGGCGTCATCGATCCGCCCTCGTCTGCACACCGTCTCAATCTGCAGTCTCTGAAGGAAAAGGCTGCGAGCGAAATCTGCTTCATCGCCATGCAGGGCAGCGAGATCTCGGGTTGCATCTTCTGTCGGCCCGAACCACCCGATGAACTCTACATCGGCAAGCTTGCGGTACGGCCGCAGATGCAAGGACAAGGCTTGGGGCGGCAGTTGCTTGAGGCCGCAGAAAGTGTCGCCTTCGCAAGCGGCCATAGCCGGCTTCGCCTGGAGACGCGTATCGAGCTTGCGGGCAACCACGCGACCTTCTCACGCTGGGGCTTCGTCAAATCAGCGGAGAGGTCTCACCCCGGCTATGATCGCGTCACGTTCATCGAGATGGTAAAGACGCTGGCCGCCCCGGTAGCGGAAGCCAGCCAGTTGCTGCGGGACTAG